One Nicotiana tomentosiformis chromosome 4, ASM39032v3, whole genome shotgun sequence genomic window carries:
- the LOC138910278 gene encoding uncharacterized protein, producing MVEFDVIMGMDWLASCHANVDYRLKIVRFQFPREPALEWKGNMASPRGKFISYLKARKMIIKGYIYHLVRVRDVEVKSPTIQSIPVVNEFFDVFPNELPGLPPEREIVFAIDLLPDNHPISIPPYRMAPAELKELKE from the coding sequence atggtagaatttgatgttataatgggtatggattggttggcttcttgtcatgCCAACGTTGATTATAGATTGAAGATAGTCCGATTTCAATTTCCAAGGGAGCCTGCTttggaatggaaaggtaatatggcatcgccgagaggtaaatttatttcctatctcaaggcaaggaagatgatcataaagggctatatttatcacttagttcgggttcggGATGTGGAAGTAaagtcaccaaccattcagtccatccctgtggttaatgagtttttCGATGTTTTTCCCAATGAGCTTCCTGGTCTtccgccagagcgagaaattgtgtttgctattgacctactaccagataatcatccaatatctattcctccctatagaatggcccctgcagagctgaaagagttgaaggaataa